One Corallococcus exiguus DNA segment encodes these proteins:
- a CDS encoding N-acetylmuramoyl-L-alanine amidase family protein, with protein MSPRRFPLGLVMLACLLPALAGAGERGARIVIDPGHGGAKEGAKGPGEIWEKEVALQIAQRLRDKLEAAGSEVFLTRDRDTLMALSERVEFSNIQRPDLFLSIHANSMPTKRLRERTEGIETYFLSANASGEAARAVADRENAEAPTARAARGHSTLAFILDDLARTEAHSDASRLAYSIHPRLVSKSGAADRGVQQAPFFVLTGVEAPAVLIEVGFISHPQEGARLGKAAYQETLAEAIADGVQAFLRETRRRDSSPSQPVAGSTAP; from the coding sequence ATGTCGCCGCGCCGCTTCCCTCTCGGTCTCGTCATGCTCGCGTGCCTCCTGCCGGCCCTCGCCGGAGCGGGGGAGCGCGGCGCTCGCATCGTCATCGACCCGGGACATGGCGGGGCGAAGGAGGGCGCGAAGGGGCCCGGCGAAATCTGGGAGAAGGAGGTCGCGCTCCAGATTGCCCAGCGCCTGCGCGACAAGCTGGAGGCCGCGGGCAGCGAGGTGTTCCTCACGCGTGACCGCGACACGCTGATGGCGCTGTCGGAGCGGGTGGAGTTCTCCAACATCCAGCGGCCGGACCTCTTCCTCTCCATCCACGCCAACTCCATGCCCACGAAGCGGCTGCGCGAGCGCACCGAGGGCATCGAGACGTACTTCCTCTCCGCCAACGCCTCCGGTGAGGCGGCGCGCGCGGTGGCGGACCGAGAGAACGCGGAAGCCCCCACGGCCCGTGCGGCGCGTGGACACTCCACGCTGGCCTTCATCCTGGATGACCTGGCGCGCACGGAGGCGCACTCGGATGCGTCCCGGCTGGCCTACTCCATCCACCCGCGGCTGGTGTCGAAGAGCGGCGCGGCGGACCGGGGCGTGCAGCAGGCGCCCTTCTTCGTCCTCACGGGCGTGGAGGCGCCGGCGGTGCTGATTGAAGTGGGCTTCATCTCCCACCCGCAGGAGGGCGCGCGGCTGGGGAAGGCCGCGTACCAGGAGACGCTGGCGGAGGCCATCGCGGACGGGGTGCAGGCCTTCCTCCGGGAGACGCGGCGGCGGGACTCCTCGCCCTCGCAACCGGTGGCTGGATCCACCGCGCCCTGA
- the rph gene encoding ribonuclease PH has protein sequence MRSFNRGALDLRPVTLTPNVNRYAEGSVQVEFGHTKVLVTCSVEDRVPPHLMGKGSGWVTAEYGMLPRATHTRGAREAAKGKQSGRTMEIQRLIGRALRASVDLQALGVRTFTLDCDVIQADGGTRTASITGAYVALVLAMRSLNKPGLLKGLTPLAAVSVGVVNGEVRVDLDYDEDSTAEVDLNLVATGDGRIVEVQGTAEHKLFDRKSMDAMLDGGLAAIQQLAAAQAKVLG, from the coding sequence GTGCGTTCGTTCAACCGTGGTGCGCTGGACCTCCGGCCTGTCACCCTCACGCCCAACGTCAACCGCTACGCGGAGGGCTCCGTCCAGGTGGAGTTCGGCCACACCAAGGTACTCGTCACCTGCTCGGTGGAGGACCGCGTCCCGCCGCACCTGATGGGCAAGGGCAGCGGCTGGGTGACGGCCGAGTACGGCATGCTCCCGCGCGCCACGCACACCCGCGGCGCGCGCGAGGCCGCCAAGGGCAAGCAGTCCGGCCGCACCATGGAGATCCAGCGGCTCATCGGCCGCGCCCTGCGTGCGTCGGTGGACCTGCAGGCGCTGGGCGTGCGCACCTTCACGCTGGACTGTGACGTCATCCAGGCGGACGGCGGCACGCGCACCGCGTCCATCACCGGCGCGTACGTGGCGCTGGTGCTGGCCATGCGCTCGCTCAACAAGCCGGGCCTGTTGAAGGGCCTCACGCCGCTGGCCGCGGTGTCCGTGGGCGTGGTGAACGGCGAGGTGCGCGTGGACCTGGACTACGACGAGGACTCCACCGCGGAGGTGGACCTGAACCTCGTGGCCACGGGCGACGGCCGCATCGTGGAGGTGCAGGGCACCGCCGAGCACAAGCTCTTCGACCGCAAGTCGATGGACGCGATGCTGGACGGGGGCCTGGCCGCCATCCAGCAGCTCGCCGCCGCGCAGGCGAAGGTGCTGGGATGA
- the rdgB gene encoding RdgB/HAM1 family non-canonical purine NTP pyrophosphatase, translating into MKPKLLFATGNAGKLRELRALVGDAVEVVSLKDLPPIPEPVEDADTLEGNAVKKAREYSKATGLPALADDSGLFVDALDGQPGVLSARYAPGDDKARYEKLLTELADVPDEKRTASFRCALALVTGKGDEARVEVGRCEGVILRAPKGTNGFGYDPVFQVEGEGGRSMAELAPEEKSRVSHRARAFQLMRRHLLAL; encoded by the coding sequence ATGAAGCCGAAGCTGCTCTTCGCCACTGGCAACGCCGGCAAGCTGCGCGAGCTGCGCGCGCTCGTGGGAGACGCGGTGGAGGTGGTGTCCCTCAAGGACCTGCCTCCCATCCCCGAGCCCGTGGAGGACGCCGACACCCTCGAGGGGAACGCGGTGAAGAAGGCCCGCGAGTACTCGAAGGCCACCGGCCTGCCCGCGCTGGCGGACGACTCCGGGCTGTTCGTGGACGCGCTCGACGGACAGCCCGGCGTGTTGTCCGCCCGGTACGCGCCGGGGGACGACAAGGCCCGGTACGAGAAGCTCCTCACCGAGCTGGCGGACGTGCCGGATGAAAAGCGCACCGCGTCCTTCCGCTGCGCCCTGGCGCTGGTGACGGGGAAGGGTGACGAGGCCCGGGTGGAGGTGGGCCGCTGCGAGGGCGTCATCCTGCGGGCTCCGAAGGGGACGAACGGCTTCGGCTACGACCCCGTGTTCCAGGTGGAGGGGGAGGGCGGGCGCTCCATGGCGGAGCTGGCGCCGGAGGAGAAGTCGCGGGTGTCGCACCGGGCCCGGGCCTTCCAGTTGATGAGGCGCCATCTGTTGGCGCTTTGA
- the bet gene encoding phage recombination protein Bet has translation MDANVKAEGTTSPQGAAWNRERVDLVKRTICPRGISEDEFALFIEQCKRSGLDPLLKEAFCVARRQNVGNRERPNWVTKYEFQPSEAGMLARAERFPDFKGIQASAVFAEDEIVVDQGKGEVVHRFNPAKRKGALVGAWSRVVREGKLPVVVWLDFSGYVQQTPLWAKIPTTMIEKCARVAALRKAYPEAFGGLYVREEMPAEEYDAHDEPAPASGSYEVLGSKPGPVKASFPTLAPAPAPAEAAKAVETARTPEKEEARLDVDVPLAPATTVAAVPVSQTPERSKASAVVVAFGPHKGKTTSELSDDELSETIDLAHEKLMEQPRARWAKAMRENLTALEAETELRCQAPSSKDRAGTNPEA, from the coding sequence ATGGATGCGAATGTGAAGGCGGAAGGAACGACGTCGCCGCAGGGCGCGGCCTGGAACCGGGAGCGGGTGGACCTGGTGAAGCGGACCATCTGCCCCCGGGGAATCAGCGAGGACGAGTTCGCCCTCTTCATCGAGCAGTGCAAGCGCAGCGGGTTGGATCCGCTCCTCAAGGAAGCGTTCTGCGTGGCGCGCCGGCAGAACGTGGGCAACCGGGAGCGGCCCAACTGGGTGACGAAGTACGAGTTCCAGCCCTCGGAGGCGGGGATGCTCGCCCGGGCGGAGCGCTTTCCGGACTTCAAGGGCATCCAGGCGAGCGCGGTGTTCGCCGAGGACGAAATCGTCGTGGACCAGGGCAAGGGCGAAGTGGTGCACCGCTTCAACCCGGCCAAGCGCAAGGGCGCCCTGGTGGGTGCCTGGTCGCGAGTGGTGCGCGAGGGGAAGCTGCCCGTCGTCGTGTGGCTCGACTTCTCCGGCTACGTCCAGCAGACGCCGCTGTGGGCCAAGATTCCCACGACGATGATCGAGAAGTGCGCGCGAGTGGCGGCGCTGCGCAAGGCGTACCCGGAGGCCTTCGGCGGACTGTACGTGCGCGAGGAGATGCCGGCCGAGGAGTACGACGCGCACGACGAGCCCGCGCCCGCCTCCGGTTCCTATGAGGTGCTGGGCTCGAAGCCGGGCCCGGTGAAGGCGTCCTTCCCCACCCTGGCTCCGGCCCCCGCCCCCGCGGAAGCCGCCAAGGCGGTGGAGACGGCGCGGACTCCGGAGAAGGAGGAGGCGCGGCTGGACGTGGACGTGCCGCTGGCGCCGGCCACGACGGTGGCGGCGGTGCCCGTGTCCCAGACGCCCGAGCGTTCGAAGGCGAGCGCGGTGGTGGTGGCGTTCGGCCCCCACAAGGGAAAGACGACGTCCGAGCTGTCCGACGACGAGCTGAGCGAGACCATCGACCTGGCGCACGAGAAGCTGATGGAGCAGCCCCGGGCCCGTTGGGCGAAGGCCATGCGCGAGAACCTCACCGCGCTGGAGGCGGAGACGGAGCTGCGCTGCCAGGCGCCGTCCTCCAAGGACCGCGCCGGGACGAACCCGGAGGCCTGA